A stretch of Primulina tabacum isolate GXHZ01 chromosome 13, ASM2559414v2, whole genome shotgun sequence DNA encodes these proteins:
- the LOC142522939 gene encoding protein WUSCHEL-like — MEPQNLQNPTANDQETGRNSSFMCRQSSTRWTPTTDQIRILKDLYYNNGLRSPSAEQIQRISARLRQYGKIEGKNVFYWFQNHKARERQKKRFTCDNIPAMQYRNGVWKNDEIYNKFPNVNSGSFPSSSVPSAPGLINVGSAGNFGIGSFAVEKSFRDCSITPNSNTCGSMSQNLTWIGVDPCSATYPFLEKKNCYISADLQTLEMEEEEAEDVNPEIETLPLFPIHSNIKQETDYFNGGWHHCSTDGITGLTASLELTLNSYAARFPNGP, encoded by the exons ATGGAACCTCAAAATCTGCAAAATCCCACCGCAAATGATCAAGAAACGGGGAGGAACAGTAGTTTTATGTGCAGACAGAGCAGTACTAGGTGGACACCAACAACTgatcagataagaatcttgaaGGATCTTTATTACAATAATGGACTTAGGTCTCCTTCTGCGGAGCAGATTCAGAGGATTTCTGCTAGGTTAAGACAATATGGGAAGATTGAGGGGAAGAATGTTTTCTACTGGTTTCAGAATCACAAGGCTAGAGAGAGGCAGAAGAAGAGATTCACTTGTGATAATATACCGGCCATGCAGTACAGGAATGGGGTTTGGAAGAACGACGAGATTTATAATAAGTTTCCCAACGTGAATTCTG GTAGCTTCCCGTCTTCGTCGGTTCCTTCTGCGCCTGGTTTGATCAATGTTGGCTCTGCGGGAAACTTCGGAATTGGATCTTTTGCTGTGGAGAAGAGCTTTCGG GATTGTTCTATAACCCCGAATTCCAACACCTGCGGATCAATGAGCCAAAACTTAACATGGATCGGGGTGGATCCTTGCTCTGCGACCTACCCTTTTCTTGAGAAGAAGAACTGCTACATCAGTGCTGATCTTCAAACCCTAGAAATGGAGGAAGAAGAAGCCGAAGATGTAAACCCAGAAATCGAAACCCTTCCACTCTTCCCCATACACAGTAACATCAAACAAGAAACGGACTACTTCAATGGTGGCTGGCACCACTGCTCCACCGACGGTATCACCGGTCTTACGGCTTCTTTGGAGCTCACCCTCAACTCCTATGCGGCAAGATTTCCTAATGGTCCGTAA